In Leishmania major strain Friedlin complete genome, chromosome 34, the following proteins share a genomic window:
- a CDS encoding putative small nuclear ribonucleoprotein: MAESIPIKVLFDALHLKVSIEVATGEVYHGTVEELQNNMNVLLKDATKTARGGKETKMDSVFVRGSNIVFFQLPDALQTSPALLRAGEVVSKAKDTRGDGKGFGASRKRARNS; the protein is encoded by the coding sequence ATGGCGGAAAGCATTCCGATCAAGGTGCTCTTTGATGCGCTGCACCTGAAGGTTTCCATAGAAGTCGCTACCGGGGAGGTCTACCATGGCACCGTAGAAGAGCTGCAGAACAACATGAATGTGCTACTAAAAGATGCCACCAAGACTGCACGGGGCGGTAAGGAGACCAAGATGGACTCCGTCTTTGTGCGAGGCTCAAACATCGTCTTCTTCCAGTTGCCCGATGCGCTGCAGACCAGTCCTGCGTTACTCCGCGCAGGCGAGGTCGTGTCCAAGGCAAAAGACACGCGTGGCGACGGCAAGGGATTTGGCGCGTCTCGCAAGCGTGCTCGCAACTCATAA
- a CDS encoding putative aquaporin 9: MLSEFLSQLVAEFVGTFLLVLTIALASVGVGALAPIPIGFMLAAMCFTFGYISGAHFNPAISFAVFINRKMTLRRTVMYIVVQLAGSFCASLYASAIIGLQIPAPVAKGDLANTWQVLLCELVYTFALTSVVLHVCFSRQRSNDFYGFAIGMTLMAAGFSVGGFTSGAFNPAVATGTQLVLCVYKNCDPLFYFWVYWIAPICGAFIASVIYQLLDTHESVPVVLGKEAVY; this comes from the coding sequence ATGCTCTCCGAGTTCCTCAGTCAGCTGGTGGCGGAGTTCGTCGGCACATTTTTGCTGGTGCTGACCATCGCACTAGCTTCTGTCGGAGTGGGCGCGCTCGCGCCTATTCCCATTGGTTTTATGCTGGCCGCGATGTGCTTCACGTTTGGCTACATCAGCGGCGCGCACTTCAACCCCGCCATCTCCTTCGCCGTTTTCATCAACCGCAAAATGACGCTGCGTCGAACGGTGATGTACATCGTTGTGCAGCTCGCCGGCTCCTTCTGTGCCTCACTCTACGCGTCCGCAATCATTGGACTCCAGATCCCAGCACCAGTTGCGAAGGGCGACTTGGCGAACACTTGGCAagtgctgctgtgcgagcTTGTGTACACGTTCGCTCTCACCTCAGTAGTGCTGCACGTCTGCTTTTCTCGTCAGCGTTCGAATGACTTTTACGGCTTCGCTATCGGCATGACGCTCATGGCTGCCGGGTTCTCGGTTGGCGGGTTCACCAGCGGCGCCTTCAACCCAGCTGTCGCCACGGGCACGCAGCTGGTGTTGTGCGTATACAAGAATTGCGACCCGCTCTTCTACTTCTGGGTGTACTGGATCGCCCCGATCTGTGGCGCCTTCATTGCCAGCGTCATCTATCAGTTGCTGGACACCCACGAATCTGTGCCGGTGGTGTTGGGCAAGGAAGCGGTGTATtga